CCGACCTTCGGAGCCGACGCCGAGGCGCTTTACCCGTACCCCGCCCCATCCATCCACCCGTCCGCAAGGAGAAACAGACATGACCGGCCAGCCAACCAACCAAGGGGTCACGCGATGAGGGTGCTGCTGATCGGAGCCAACGGATACCTCGGCCGCTACGTCGCCGACCGGCTGCTCGCCGACCCCGCCGTCCAGCTCACCGCGCTCGGCCGCGGCGACGACGCCGACGTCCGCTTCGACCTCGCCACCGGCAGCCCCGGCGCGCTCACCCGCTTCCTGGACGCCGTTCACCCCGGCGTCGTCATCAACTGTGCCGGCGCCACCCGGGGCGGGGCCCGGGAGCTCACCCGGCACAACACCGTCGCCGTCGCCACGATCTGCGAGTCGCTGCGCCGCAGCGGCTGCGGGGCGCGCCTCGTCCAGCTCGGCTGCGCCGCCGAGTACGGGCCCAGCCAGCCCGGATCCTCCACGGCCGAGGACGCCGTGCCGAGACCCGGCGGGCCGTACGGCGTCAGCAAACTGGCCGCCACCGAGCTCGTGCTCGGCTCCGGGCTGGACGCCGTCGTCCTGCGGATCTTCTCGCCGGTGGGCCCCGGCACCCCCGCCGGATCCCCGCTCGGCCGGCTCGCCGAGGCCATGCGCCGCGCGATGCAGTCGGGCGACGGCGAGCTGAAGCTCAGCGGGCTCGGCGTCCAGCGCGACTTCGTCGACGTGCGGGACGTGGCGCGGGCCGTGCACGCCGCCTCCCTGTCCGCCGCCCAGGGCGTCGTCAACATCGGCACCGGCCGGGCGGTCCGGCTGCGGGACGCGGCCGCCGTCCTGGCCCGGGTCGCCGGGTACGGAGGAGCCCTGCACGAGCTGGACGTCCCGCACGGCGGATCCCCGCAGGGGCACCCGCATCCCGGCCGACCGGCCGGGCTCGCCTCCATCGGATCTCCCCGCTCCGAGGCCACCGCGGAGCAGCTCTCGGCCGCGGCCCCCCAGCCGTACCCGTACCCCGACGGCTGCGGGGCCTGGCAGCAGGCGGACGTCCGTACCGCCCGCGACCGGCTCGGCTGGCGGCCCCGGATCAACCTGGAGGAATCCCTCGCGGACATCTGGATGGAGGCGGCGTGCCGCATCTGACCACGCCGCCGGGGGCGATGACCGCCGCCGCGACCGAGGCCGGCCGCCTCGGCCTCGGCATCCCCGGCTACGCACACCCGCTGCTCGCACCGGTCGAGTGGGCCGAGCTGACCCGCCCCGGCACCCCGTTGCACTGGGCCGTGCTCAACGTCACGGACGGTCCCGGCGGGCGGCCCGACCCGCACTGCACGGAAGCGGCGGCGAAGCTGCACGGCGCGGACGGCAGGGTCCTCGGCCATCTCGCGATGCGGGACGGATCGCGGTCCTTCGGGGAGCTGATCTCCGACGCCCACCGCTTCCGCGACTGGTACGGGGTCGGCGGTTTCTACCTGGCGGACGCCCCGGCCGACCAGGCGGGTCTGGCCTCGGTGTGCCGGGTCGTCGAGACCCTGCGCGGTCTCGGGGAGGACCTGCGGATCGTGCTCGGGCACGGCACGCACCCGTACGAGGGCTATGCGGAGGCCGCCGACCAGCTGGTCACCTTCTCCGGGGCCTGGGCCGACTACCGGTGGTCGCAGGTCGCGGAGTGGACCGCCGACCATCCGGCGGAGCGGTTCTGCCACTTGGTCCACGGGGTGCCGCGCACGCACCTGGAGGAGGCGATGCGGATCGCCCGCTGGCAGGGCGCGGGCACCATCTGGTTCACGGACCGGCGCGCCGTCGGCGACCGTGACCCGTGGGCCTCGATGCCCGGGTACTGGGACGAAATCGTCTCACGAATTGGGACAGGTGTCTTGGAATGAAGACGGGCGTGGCAGTGTTACGGAGAGAACCACCGTTAAGACGTAACCATCTACGGAGTCCCCGTGTCGCTGCCACCCCTGGTCGAGCCAGCTGCTGAGCTCACCGTTGACGAGGTCCGTCGGTACTCCCGCCACCTGATCATCCCGGATGTCGGGATGGACGGCCAGAAGCGCCTGAAGAACGCCAAGGTGCTGGCCGTGGGCGCGGGCGGCCTCGGCTCGCCCGCCCTCATGTACCTGGCCGCGGCCGGCGTCGGCACGCTGGGCATCGTGGAGTTCGACGAGGTCGACGAGTCGAACCTGCAGCGCCAGATCATCCACAGCCAGGCGGACATCGGCCGTTCCAAGGCCGAGTCGGCCCGCGACAGCGTGCTGGGCATCAACCCGTACGTGAACGTGGTCCTGCACGAAGAGCGGCTCGAAGCCGAGAACGTGATGGAGATCTTCAGCCAGTACGACCTCATCGTCGACGGCACGGACAACTTCGCCACGCGCTACCTGGTCAACGACGCCTGCGTGCTGCTGAACAAGCCGTACGTGTGGGGCTCGATCTACCGCTTCGACGGCCAGGCCTCGGTCTTCTGGTCCGAGCACGGCCCGTGCTACCGCTGCCTCTACCCCGAGCCGCCCCCGCCGGGCATGGTCCCGAGCTGCGCCGAGGGCGGCGTCCTGGGCGTGCTCTGCGCGTCCATCGGGTCCATCCAGGTCACCGAGGCCATCAAGGTCCTGACGGGCGTCGGCGAGCCGCTGGTCGGCCGCCTGATGATCTACGACGCGCTGGAGATGCAGTACCGCCAGGTCAAGGTCCGCAAGGACCCCGACTGCGCGGTCTGCGGTCCGAACGCGACCGTCACCGAGCTCATCGACTACGAGGCCTTCTGCGGCGTCGTGTCGGAGGAGGCCCAGGAGGCCGCGCTCGGCTCGACGATCACTCCCAAGCAGCTCAAGGAGTGGATCGACAACGACGATCCCATCGAGATCATCGACGTCCGCGAGGTCAACGAGTACGAGATCGTCTCGATCCCCGGCGCGAAGCTGATCCCCAAGGGCGAGTTCCTGATGGGCTCGGCCCTCCAGGACCTGCCGCAGGACAGGCGCATCGTCTTGCACTGCAAGACGGGTGTCCGCAGTGCGGAAGTCCTCGCGGTCCTGAAGTCCGCGGGCTTCGCGGACGCGGTGCACGTCGGCGGCGGCGTCATCGGCTGGGTCCACCAGGTCGAGCCCGAGAAGCCGGTCTACTAGCAGTCACCCCGGAGGGGCCGTACCGCGCGCGTCGCCCGGTACGGCCCCTCCGGCGTTCTCCGGATCAGGCACCCGCCGGATCCTCCGGCGCGACGGGCGTCCCCGTGGCGTCCGGGCTCGCGGTGCAGACGGTGCCCGCCTTCGGCGTCTTCCCGTCCAGCAGGTACGTGTTGACGGCCTCCTGCACGCAGGGGTCGCCGCTGTTGTACGCGCCGTGCCCCTCGCCCTTGTACGTGAGCTCCACGCCCACGCCGGGGCCGAGCCGCTCCACCATGTTGCGGGCGCCCTCGTACGGGGTGGCCGGGTCGCCGGTGTTGCCGATCACCAGGATCGGGGCGGAGCCGGGGGCGGAGACGTCCGGGGTCTCCCAGGTGCCGGGCACCGGCCAGTCGGTGCAGCTCATCATGGCCCAGCCGAGGAAGTCCCCGAAGACGGGCGAGGCCGAACGGAACGCCGCCAGCTTGGCCTTGGTCTCCTCCAGGCTGTAACGGTCCTTGGAGTCCACACAGTTGATGGCGGTGTTCGCGGCGCCGATGTTGCTGTAACGCCCTTGCTGGTCACGGCCGTTGAGTGCGTCGGACAGGGCCAGCAGCAGCTGCCCCTGCCCGCCCTCCGCCTCGTCGAGCCCCTGCTCCAGCAGCGGCCACAGCTCCTTGGAGTACAGGGCCTGCGCGATGCCGTTGGTGGCGGCGCTCTCGGTGAGCTGCCGGTCCCCGATGCCCGCGATGGGCTTCGCGGCCAGCTCCTTCTGGAGCTTGATGATGTTGGCCTCGATCTCCTTGGGCGTGCTGCCCTGGAGCCGGCACTCGTCGCCGCGGTCCACGCAGTCCTGGGCGAAGTTGTCGAGGGCGAGCTGGAAGCCCTTGGCCTGGCCCATCGCCCCCTCCTCGGAGTTCTTGGTCGGGTCCACGACGGCGTCGAAGACGGCCCGGCCGACGTTCTTGGGGAAGAGGTGGGCGTAGACCCCGCCGAGCTCGGTGCCGTAGGAGACGCCGAAGTAGTTCAGCTTCTCGTCGCCGAGGGCCTGGCGGATGCGGTCCAGGTCGCGGGCGGCGTCCGGGGTGCCGACGTGGGGGAGGAGCTTGCCGGACTTGTCCTTGCAGGCCTGCTGGTACGTCCTGGTGTTGTCGACGTAGGTCTTCTCCTCCTCGGGGGTGTCCGGGGAGGAGTCCTGGGAGTAGTACACGTCCAGCTGCTTGTCGTCCTCGCAGCGGACGGGAGCGCTGGCGCCCACCCCGCGGGGGTCGAAGCTGACCAGGTCGTACCGGGCGCGCAGGGCCTCGTACTCCTTGGCGGCGCCGGGGAGGGTCGCGACGCCGGAGCCGCCGGGGCCGCCGAAGTTGAAGACCAGGGAGCCGAGACGGTTCTTCTGGTCGCGGGCCTTGGCGCGGATGAGGGCGATCGGGATCGTCTCGCCGCCCGGGTCGGCGTAGTCGAGGGGGACGTCGAGAGTGGCGCACTGCCAGTCCTTGGGCGGGACCGGTCCGCTGCCCTGCGCGGGGGTGGGGGCGTCGCAGTCACCCCACTTGAGGGGCTTGGCCGGCTTGGTGCCGTCGGCCTTGGGCTGCTTCCCTTCGCCGTCGTCGGAGCATGCGGCCGTGGAGAGCAGAGCGGCGGCGAGTGCGGCGGCGGCGGTGACCCGCCAGGCGTTTCTCGGCATACCCCCATCCTGTGCGCCCTCCGCGACCCCCGCCCGCGCGCTGACCCAAACGGGTCCCGCCCGGCCCCGCCGTCGCATGCACGGACCTGCCGACCTGCCTACCTGCCCGGCGTTCGAGGCGCGGGCGCGGCCGCGAACCCCCGCAGACCGAGCCGGAGGCTAAATGGCTTCCTTGCGGGTCAGGAAGTTGAACGAGATCCATCCCGGCAGCACCGGCAGCCAGAACGTCATCAGCCGGAACAACAGCACCGCCGAGATCGCGACCTCCTTCTCCAGCCCGGCCGCGATCAGCCCCAGCGTCAGGGTGGTCTCCACCGCGCCCATGCCGCCCGGCGTCGGCGCCGCCGAACCCAGTGCGTTGCCCGCCAGGAAGACCACCGCGATGCTCGCGTAGCTGATGGCCTCGCCGCCCCCGAACGCGCGGATCGACGCGTCCAGGCACATCACGAAGCAGCCGGTCAGCAGCAGCATCCCGCCGATGCCGGTCATCAGCTTCTTCGGCCGCTGGAGCACGTCCAGCATGCGCGGCACCACGCCCGCGAACAGCGCCCGCACCCGCGTCACGACGAACTTCCGCATGAACGGGACCGCCGTCACCACCAGCACGAGCACGGCGACGGTCAGCAGCCCCGCGATGACCGCCCGGGAAGGGGTCATCTCGGGGGTCTTCTCGGTTCCGGTCAGGTAGCCGAAGGACAGCAGCAGCAGGATGTGGCTGGCCAGCCCGAAGAGCTGGGAGGCGCCCACGCTCGCGACCGCCAGCCCCGGCCGGACCCCCGCCCGCTGCAGGAAGCGGGTGTTCAGCGCGACACCGCCGACCGCTGCCGGGGCCACCAGCTTCACGAACGACCCGGCCACCTGCGCGACCACGGTCCGCAGGAACGGCACCCGCTCCGGCACGAAGCCCAGCAGGCTCATCGCCGCCGCGAAGTACGTCAGCGCCGAGAAGGCCAGAGCCGCCCCGACCCAGCCCCACTGCGCCTCGCCGATGATCGTCGCGAAGTCCACGTGGGCCAGCTGCGTGAGCAGGAAGTACGCACCGAACGCGCCTGCGATGAACGAGACCAGCGTGCGCGGCCGGATCCGCTCCAGCCGGGCCGGCTCCACCGGCGCCTGAGGGCGGATCAGCAGCACCTGGTGGCGGATCTGCGTCAGCAGGTCCTCCTCGCGGGCCCCGTCCAGCGCGTCCTCCAGGGCCTTCTTCTCGGCCTTGCGGTCGGCGGCGGCCGACGCGGAGACCGGGGTCGCGGAGGCCGCCGACTCCGCCTCGCGCGCCGCCTTCGCCGCGCGCGAGGACTCCAGTACGGCCTCCCGCTGCCGATCGGCCCGCTCCCGGGCCAGCTTGCGCAGCGTCGCCCGGGTGGAACGGCTGAGCGCGATCGGCTGGAGCAGCGGCAGGCAGTCCGCCACCGCGTCCGGGCCGAGCACCGACACGGCCGAGGCCACCGCGCGCTCCGCGCCGACCCGCAGGCCGACCGTGGTCAGCAGCTGGGCGATGTCCATCCGCAGCACCAGGTCGCCCGCGGCGATCTCACCGCCGCGCAGGTCCGTGAGGACGACATTGCCGGAACGATCCACCACCAGGGCGTCCCCGGTGAGCCGCCGGTGGGCGATCCGCCGCGACTGCAGGGCCCGTACCTGCTTCCACGTGGTGTGGATCAGCTCGTCGGTGATCTCCTCGTCGGCGAGCGCGTCGAGGGGCCGGGCGTCCAGGTGCTCGTACACGAGCATCACCGCGTCCGGGCCGAGCTCGGAGGTGGCGATCAGCTTCGGCGCGTTCGCCCCGGCCGCGATGGCCGCGTACGCGAGCAGCGCCTCCTGCTCCAGCGCCTGGCGCAGCGACTGCAGGCTGCGGCCCGTGGTGATGCCGCGCAGGGTGACCCGGCGCCAGACCCGGTAGAAGAAGCCGTGGGCCTGCTGCTCGCGGTCGACGATCGTGACGTCGAGCGGCGGCCCGTCCTCCAGGGTCACGTGGTAGCGGCGCCCCCGGTCGTTCGCCTCGGACGGCTCGGGACCCTCGGGCAGCTCGGCGCGCATCGCGCTGACCGGCTGGAAGCCGACCCGGCGCAGACCGGCGAGGAGGTTCTGCCCGGTGGGGCGCACATTGGGCGAGCCGACGGCGTACAGGGTGCCGTAGGCGACGCTCCAGCCGATCAGCACGGTGAGGATGATCGAGAAGGGTGTGGTGTAGCCGTTGACCAGCATGGTGAGGGCGTTGAGCAGCAGGACCACCCACAGCGCCACGCGCCAGTGGGGTCTGCGGGTCATGCCGACGGCGGTCATGTACGCGATGACGGGCGCGAGGTAGCCGTGCACCGGGTCGGTGAGGGCCCCGCCGCCCGCGGGCCGGGTGAGGGCGTCCTGGATGGTGTCGGGGGCGGCCTGGGAGACCCACAGGTCGGTGGCGAGGGTGACGCCGTGCGCGAGGACGGCGGCGAGCACGCCGTCGGCGATGCGCAGCCCGTCGCGTTTGATCAGCCGCTCGATGGCGAAGGCGACGGGCAGCAGCAGCACGGCGATGCTGGACACGAGCGCCGCGACCTTGATCAGCAGGTCCGGCGCCTGGCCGGTGCCCTTGCTGATGTCCTCCTCGAGCCCGACCGTCGTGCCGTGGGCGAAGGCGGCGATGGCGAGCAGGACGGCGATGCCGAGGATGCCGACGAGGAGGCGTACGAGGTCGGACGGCCGGTGCACGCGGGCGGCGAGCAGCGGCTCGTCGACCTCGACGCGGTCGGCGGCCGTGGAGGCGTGGCCGTGCGACCCCTCCGCGTCGCCGCTCTCGCCGTCGGTACCGCTGCCGGTGCCGGTGTCACCGTCGGGGCGCGGGGCCTTCGACGGGACCTCCTTCGACAGAGCCTTCGGCGGGGTCTGAGGGCGGGTCGCCGGAACGGGCTCGGGGCGGGAGGCGGCGCCGTCGTCTGGGCGCGCGCCGTCGTCAGCCGCCGCGCCGTCCGGAGGGCTCACACCCTGCTCCTTCGTCGTCACATCCGTCTCTTCTTGATCACGTATCACCAGTCACCGCCCGGAAGATGGTGGCACGGACCGACGGGCCAGCGGGGCATCAGGGTGCGCGCCGGTCCGGAACCCCGACTTCCGCCGGCCGGCCTCCGGCGTACTGCACCATGTGCTGAATGAGTGAGGAGCTGCCCGCGTACGCGGAGCACGTGCTTGAGGTGGCAGAGCGTATTCCGCCCGGCCGGGTGATGACATACGGGGACGTCGCCGAATGGCTCGGCGAGGGAGGCCCGCGCCAAGTCGGGCGTGTCATGGCCCTGTACGGGGGAGCCGTGCCCTGGTGGCGCGTGGTGCGGGCGGACGGCGTACCCCTGCCCGGCCACGAGCTGCGCGCCCTGGAGCACTACCGGGCCGAAGCCACCCCGCTGCGCCTGACGGCGGGCGGCGAGCCGCGGCTGGACATGCGCCGGGCGCGCTGGGACGGGGCCCCGGGAGACACCGGACAGGACGGCACACGCGACGAGGCTCACACCTGACAGCTTCGGCCATGCGCGGCCTGGACGGGCGATCGGGCGACCGCGCGAACGTCCGTACGGGCTACCCGGGGGGACTGCGCGGCGTCGGCCGGTTGCCGTAGCGTTGCCACTTCGGCTTCTCCGCGAGCCGTCACGGCAGCACCCGCAGACC
Above is a genomic segment from Streptomyces sp. NBC_01233 containing:
- the moeZ gene encoding adenylyltransferase/sulfurtransferase MoeZ — translated: MSLPPLVEPAAELTVDEVRRYSRHLIIPDVGMDGQKRLKNAKVLAVGAGGLGSPALMYLAAAGVGTLGIVEFDEVDESNLQRQIIHSQADIGRSKAESARDSVLGINPYVNVVLHEERLEAENVMEIFSQYDLIVDGTDNFATRYLVNDACVLLNKPYVWGSIYRFDGQASVFWSEHGPCYRCLYPEPPPPGMVPSCAEGGVLGVLCASIGSIQVTEAIKVLTGVGEPLVGRLMIYDALEMQYRQVKVRKDPDCAVCGPNATVTELIDYEAFCGVVSEEAQEAALGSTITPKQLKEWIDNDDPIEIIDVREVNEYEIVSIPGAKLIPKGEFLMGSALQDLPQDRRIVLHCKTGVRSAEVLAVLKSAGFADAVHVGGGVIGWVHQVEPEKPVY
- a CDS encoding lysylphosphatidylglycerol synthase transmembrane domain-containing protein, which encodes MSPPDGAAADDGARPDDGAASRPEPVPATRPQTPPKALSKEVPSKAPRPDGDTGTGSGTDGESGDAEGSHGHASTAADRVEVDEPLLAARVHRPSDLVRLLVGILGIAVLLAIAAFAHGTTVGLEEDISKGTGQAPDLLIKVAALVSSIAVLLLPVAFAIERLIKRDGLRIADGVLAAVLAHGVTLATDLWVSQAAPDTIQDALTRPAGGGALTDPVHGYLAPVIAYMTAVGMTRRPHWRVALWVVLLLNALTMLVNGYTTPFSIILTVLIGWSVAYGTLYAVGSPNVRPTGQNLLAGLRRVGFQPVSAMRAELPEGPEPSEANDRGRRYHVTLEDGPPLDVTIVDREQQAHGFFYRVWRRVTLRGITTGRSLQSLRQALEQEALLAYAAIAAGANAPKLIATSELGPDAVMLVYEHLDARPLDALADEEITDELIHTTWKQVRALQSRRIAHRRLTGDALVVDRSGNVVLTDLRGGEIAAGDLVLRMDIAQLLTTVGLRVGAERAVASAVSVLGPDAVADCLPLLQPIALSRSTRATLRKLARERADRQREAVLESSRAAKAAREAESAASATPVSASAAADRKAEKKALEDALDGAREEDLLTQIRHQVLLIRPQAPVEPARLERIRPRTLVSFIAGAFGAYFLLTQLAHVDFATIIGEAQWGWVGAALAFSALTYFAAAMSLLGFVPERVPFLRTVVAQVAGSFVKLVAPAAVGGVALNTRFLQRAGVRPGLAVASVGASQLFGLASHILLLLSFGYLTGTEKTPEMTPSRAVIAGLLTVAVLVLVVTAVPFMRKFVVTRVRALFAGVVPRMLDVLQRPKKLMTGIGGMLLLTGCFVMCLDASIRAFGGGEAISYASIAVVFLAGNALGSAAPTPGGMGAVETTLTLGLIAAGLEKEVAISAVLLFRLMTFWLPVLPGWISFNFLTRKEAI
- a CDS encoding NAD-dependent epimerase/dehydratase — encoded protein: MRVLLIGANGYLGRYVADRLLADPAVQLTALGRGDDADVRFDLATGSPGALTRFLDAVHPGVVINCAGATRGGARELTRHNTVAVATICESLRRSGCGARLVQLGCAAEYGPSQPGSSTAEDAVPRPGGPYGVSKLAATELVLGSGLDAVVLRIFSPVGPGTPAGSPLGRLAEAMRRAMQSGDGELKLSGLGVQRDFVDVRDVARAVHAASLSAAQGVVNIGTGRAVRLRDAAAVLARVAGYGGALHELDVPHGGSPQGHPHPGRPAGLASIGSPRSEATAEQLSAAAPQPYPYPDGCGAWQQADVRTARDRLGWRPRINLEESLADIWMEAACRI
- a CDS encoding alpha/beta hydrolase, which gives rise to MPRNAWRVTAAAALAAALLSTAACSDDGEGKQPKADGTKPAKPLKWGDCDAPTPAQGSGPVPPKDWQCATLDVPLDYADPGGETIPIALIRAKARDQKNRLGSLVFNFGGPGGSGVATLPGAAKEYEALRARYDLVSFDPRGVGASAPVRCEDDKQLDVYYSQDSSPDTPEEEKTYVDNTRTYQQACKDKSGKLLPHVGTPDAARDLDRIRQALGDEKLNYFGVSYGTELGGVYAHLFPKNVGRAVFDAVVDPTKNSEEGAMGQAKGFQLALDNFAQDCVDRGDECRLQGSTPKEIEANIIKLQKELAAKPIAGIGDRQLTESAATNGIAQALYSKELWPLLEQGLDEAEGGQGQLLLALSDALNGRDQQGRYSNIGAANTAINCVDSKDRYSLEETKAKLAAFRSASPVFGDFLGWAMMSCTDWPVPGTWETPDVSAPGSAPILVIGNTGDPATPYEGARNMVERLGPGVGVELTYKGEGHGAYNSGDPCVQEAVNTYLLDGKTPKAGTVCTASPDATGTPVAPEDPAGA
- a CDS encoding spherulation-specific family 4 protein yields the protein MPHLTTPPGAMTAAATEAGRLGLGIPGYAHPLLAPVEWAELTRPGTPLHWAVLNVTDGPGGRPDPHCTEAAAKLHGADGRVLGHLAMRDGSRSFGELISDAHRFRDWYGVGGFYLADAPADQAGLASVCRVVETLRGLGEDLRIVLGHGTHPYEGYAEAADQLVTFSGAWADYRWSQVAEWTADHPAERFCHLVHGVPRTHLEEAMRIARWQGAGTIWFTDRRAVGDRDPWASMPGYWDEIVSRIGTGVLE
- a CDS encoding MGMT family protein, which produces MSEELPAYAEHVLEVAERIPPGRVMTYGDVAEWLGEGGPRQVGRVMALYGGAVPWWRVVRADGVPLPGHELRALEHYRAEATPLRLTAGGEPRLDMRRARWDGAPGDTGQDGTRDEAHT